Proteins found in one Hoplias malabaricus isolate fHopMal1 chromosome 17, fHopMal1.hap1, whole genome shotgun sequence genomic segment:
- the slc25a43 gene encoding solute carrier family 25 member 43 isoform X2, which produces MLGEYTHSNVMKCIRFCFDFLPPDTGRYYKEVEPRIVHFHMDELGHITQWRAIAAGGLAGISAALVTYPLEVTETRLIAQNCRESTYRGLLHTLSCVYRNEGFLALYRGFSLTILGAVPFSVGCYVVYVNLDRLWQEHHFRFSSLQNFINGCLAAGVAQTFSFPFETIKRKMQAQSPLLPHCGGVDIHFTGMINCFKEVIRTKGMLSLWSGFTANTVKIVPYYGLLFSCFEMCKQVCLYQNGYIVSPLSYKLTPGVDQSLGPQELQEFKRYLRNRNLQAQCSPMGNRW; this is translated from the exons ATGCTAGGAGAGTACACTCACTCAAATGTCATGAAATGTATTCGTTTTTGTTTCGATTTTTTGCCACCAGACACTGGACGCTATTATAAAGAAGTCGAACCAAG GATTGTCCACTTCCATATGGATGAGCTTGGTCATATCACACAATGGAGAGCCATAGCGGCCGGAGGTCTGGCAGGCATATCTGCTGCTCTGGTTACATATCCTTTAGAGGTGACTGAAACCAGGCTTATTGCACAGAACTGCAGAGAATCTACATACAGGGGTTTGCTGCATACTCTTTCCTGTGTCTACAGAAATGAGGGGTTCCTGGCTCTGTACAGGGGTTTTTCCCTTACTATTTTAG GTGCAGTTCCTTTCTCTGTGGGTTGCTATGTTGTCTACGTTAATTTGGATAGACTGTGGCAAGAGCACCACTTCCGTTTCAGCTCTCTGCAGAACTTCATCAATGGCTGTCTGGCTGCAGGAGTGGCTCAAACATTCTCTTTCCCTTTTGAGACAATTAAAAGGAAAATGCAG gcTCAGAGTCCTTTACTGCCACACTGCGGAGGAGTCGATATCCATTTTACAGGAATGATAAACTGTTTCAAAGAGGTCATAAGAACCAAGGGCATGTTGTCCCTTTGGAGTGGCTTTACAGCCAACACAGTCAAG attgTCCCTTACTATGGCCTGCTCTTCAGCTGCTTTGAGATGTGTAAACAAGTTTGTCTTTACCAAAATGGTTATATAGTTTCCCCACTGAGCTATAAACTCACACCAGGAGTCGACCAAAGTTTGGGTCCTCAGGAACTGCAGGAATTCAAACGATACCTGAGGAATCGGAACTTACAGGCACAATGTTCACCAATGGGAAATCGCTGGTGA
- the slc25a5 gene encoding ADP/ATP translocase 2 — translation MSETAISFAKDFLAGGIAAAISKTAVAPIERVKLLLQVQHASKQITADKHYKGIVDCVVRIPKEQGFLSFWRGNLANVIRYFPTQALNFAFKDKYKKIFLDGVDKRTQFWRYFAGNLASGGAAGATSLCFVYPLDFARTRLAADVGKAGHEREFSGLGNCLAKIFRSDGLKGLYQGFNVSVQGIIIYRAAYFGIYDTAKGMLPDPKNTHIVVSWMIAQSVTAVAGLASYPFDTVRRRMMMQSGRKGADIMYSGTIDCWKKIARDEGSKAFFKGAWSNVLRGMGGAFVLVIYDELKKVI, via the exons ATGAGCGAGACCGCCATCTCTTTCGCCAAGGACTTCTTGGCCGGAGGCATCGCCGCTGCCATCTCCAAGACAGCTGTAGCTCCCATCGAGAGAGTAAAGCTGCTACTTCAG GTGCAGCATGCCAGCAAGCAGATCACAGCTGACAAACACTACAAGGGCATCGTGGACTGTGTTGTCCGTATCCCCAAAGAGCAGGGATTCCTGTCGTTTTGGAGAGGAAATCTGGCCAATGTCATCAGATATTTCCCCACTCAGGCCCTCAACTTCGCCTTCAAGGATAAATACAAGAAGATCTTCCTTGATGGTGTAGACAAGCGCACCCAGTTCTGGAGGTACTTTGCTGGTAACCTGGCTTCTGGAGGTGCTGCGGGTGCCACTTCTCTCTGCTTCGTCTACCCTCTCGACTTCGCCAGAACCCGTCTGGCAGCGGATGTTGGCAAAGCTGGGCATGAGAGAGAGTTCTCTGGGCTGGGTAACTGCTTGGCGAAGATTTTCAGGTCTGATGGCCTTAAGGGTCTGTACCAGGGCTTCAATGTGTCTGTCCAGGGTATCATCATCTACAGAGCAGCTTACTTTGGCATCTATGACACCGCTAAGG GTATGCTGCCAGATCCTAAGAACACTCACATTGTGGTCAGTTGGATGATTGCACAGTCTGTGACTGCTGTTGCTGGTCTTGCATCTTACCCCTTCGACACAGTGCGTCGTCGTATGATGATGCAGTCTGGACGTAAAGGAG CTGATATTATGTACAGTGGCACAATTGACTGCTGGAAGAAGATTGCTCGTGATGAGGGTAGCAAAGCCTTCTTCAAGGGAGCTTGGTCCAATGTTCTCAGAGGCATGGGTGGTGCCTTTGTGCTTGTCATATATGATGAGCTGAAGAAAGTTATCTAA
- the slc25a43 gene encoding solute carrier family 25 member 43 isoform X1: MVLNLFYNNRENMATVKKDNRLTSSQSFLCVGFAGVFSKTVTSPLEVVKILNQVGTFHCKRGFTNSFTLLYQNEGLRAFWKGNAVSCLRLFPYSAVHLTIYKKIVHFHMDELGHITQWRAIAAGGLAGISAALVTYPLEVTETRLIAQNCRESTYRGLLHTLSCVYRNEGFLALYRGFSLTILGAVPFSVGCYVVYVNLDRLWQEHHFRFSSLQNFINGCLAAGVAQTFSFPFETIKRKMQAQSPLLPHCGGVDIHFTGMINCFKEVIRTKGMLSLWSGFTANTVKIVPYYGLLFSCFEMCKQVCLYQNGYIVSPLSYKLTPGVDQSLGPQELQEFKRYLRNRNLQAQCSPMGNRW, translated from the exons ATGGTATTAAACCTATTTTATAACAATCGAGAAAATATGGCAACTGTGAAGAAGGATAACAGACTGACGAGTTCACAGAGTTTTCTTTGCGTCGGTTTTGCCGGTGTTTTCAGTAAAACCGTCACATCGCCGTTGGAAGTGGTGAAGATTTTAAACCAAGTTGGGACATTTCACTGTAAACGCGGCTTTACGAACagttttactttactttatcAGAATGAAGGCTTACGAGCATTTTGGAAGGGAAATGCGGTGTCTTGCCTTCGATTGTTTCCATACAGCGCTGTACATTTGACCATATACAAAAA GATTGTCCACTTCCATATGGATGAGCTTGGTCATATCACACAATGGAGAGCCATAGCGGCCGGAGGTCTGGCAGGCATATCTGCTGCTCTGGTTACATATCCTTTAGAGGTGACTGAAACCAGGCTTATTGCACAGAACTGCAGAGAATCTACATACAGGGGTTTGCTGCATACTCTTTCCTGTGTCTACAGAAATGAGGGGTTCCTGGCTCTGTACAGGGGTTTTTCCCTTACTATTTTAG GTGCAGTTCCTTTCTCTGTGGGTTGCTATGTTGTCTACGTTAATTTGGATAGACTGTGGCAAGAGCACCACTTCCGTTTCAGCTCTCTGCAGAACTTCATCAATGGCTGTCTGGCTGCAGGAGTGGCTCAAACATTCTCTTTCCCTTTTGAGACAATTAAAAGGAAAATGCAG gcTCAGAGTCCTTTACTGCCACACTGCGGAGGAGTCGATATCCATTTTACAGGAATGATAAACTGTTTCAAAGAGGTCATAAGAACCAAGGGCATGTTGTCCCTTTGGAGTGGCTTTACAGCCAACACAGTCAAG attgTCCCTTACTATGGCCTGCTCTTCAGCTGCTTTGAGATGTGTAAACAAGTTTGTCTTTACCAAAATGGTTATATAGTTTCCCCACTGAGCTATAAACTCACACCAGGAGTCGACCAAAGTTTGGGTCCTCAGGAACTGCAGGAATTCAAACGATACCTGAGGAATCGGAACTTACAGGCACAATGTTCACCAATGGGAAATCGCTGGTGA